A section of the Rhizobium sp. Pop5 genome encodes:
- the murB gene encoding UDP-N-acetylmuramate dehydrogenase, with amino-acid sequence MKQVNGEKLLASLGDGVKDIRGRITPDAPMDRVTWFRAGGLAELMFQPHDVDDLVAFLKILPEEVPLTVVGVGSNILVRDGGIPGVVLRLSAKGFGFVELAGENRILAGAICPDKHVAAMAMDNGIGGFHFFYGIPGGIGGAARMNAGANGVETRERLVEVNAVDRKGNKHVLSNAEMGYSYRHSTASPDLIFTSVLFEGYPEDRAQIRAEMDAVRNHRETVQPVREKTGGSTFKNPPGHSAWKLIDEAGCRGLVIGGAQMSSLHCNFMINMGQATGYDLEYLGEQVRREVFEKDGIKLEWEIKRLGVFMPGREVRPFQGVTSE; translated from the coding sequence ATGAAACAGGTGAATGGGGAAAAGCTTCTCGCGTCTCTCGGAGACGGTGTAAAGGATATCCGTGGCCGTATCACGCCGGATGCCCCCATGGATCGCGTCACATGGTTCCGGGCCGGGGGGCTCGCCGAGCTGATGTTCCAGCCGCATGACGTCGATGACCTCGTCGCCTTCCTGAAGATCCTACCCGAAGAGGTGCCGCTGACGGTGGTCGGCGTCGGCTCCAACATCCTGGTGCGCGACGGCGGCATTCCCGGCGTCGTGCTGCGCCTGTCGGCCAAAGGCTTCGGCTTCGTCGAGCTTGCCGGTGAAAACCGCATCCTTGCCGGCGCTATCTGCCCGGACAAGCATGTCGCGGCGATGGCGATGGACAACGGCATAGGCGGCTTCCATTTCTTTTACGGCATTCCCGGCGGCATCGGCGGCGCGGCGCGCATGAATGCCGGCGCGAACGGCGTCGAGACGCGCGAGCGGCTGGTCGAGGTCAACGCGGTCGACCGCAAGGGCAACAAGCATGTGCTTTCCAATGCCGAGATGGGCTATTCCTACCGGCATTCCACCGCATCCCCCGATCTGATCTTCACCTCAGTGCTGTTCGAGGGCTATCCCGAGGACCGTGCCCAAATCCGCGCCGAGATGGATGCGGTGCGCAATCACCGCGAGACGGTGCAGCCGGTGCGCGAGAAGACCGGCGGCTCGACCTTCAAGAATCCGCCCGGCCATTCGGCCTGGAAACTGATCGACGAAGCCGGCTGCCGCGGCCTTGTCATCGGCGGGGCGCAGATGTCGTCGCTTCATTGCAACTTCATGATCAACATGGGGCAGGCGACCGGTTACGATCTCGAATATCTCGGCGAACAGGTGCGCCGCGAAGTGTTCGAGAAAGACGGCATCAAGCTCGAATGGGAAATCAAGCGCCTCGGCGTCTTCATGCCCGGCC
- the murC gene encoding UDP-N-acetylmuramate--L-alanine ligase — protein sequence MKLPKAIGLVHFIGIGGIGMSGIAEVLHNLGHKVQGSDQSDSANVQRLRDKGIEVFVGHRAQNLGDAEVVVVSTAIKKSNPELIAAREKLLPVVRRAEMLAELMRFRNAIAIGGTHGKTTTTSLVATLLEAGGLDPTVINGGIINAYGTNARMGEGEWMVVEADESDGTFLKLPADVAVITNIDPEHLDHYGNFDAVRAAFRQFVENVPFYGFGVMCLDHPEVQSLVGRIEDRKIITYGENPQADVRFKNVRIDGTRSIFDVEIRRRRTGQVIELKGLVMPMPGRHNISNATAAIAVANRLGISSADIAKGLASFGGVKRRFTLTGEWNGVQIFDDYGHHPVEIKAVLRAAREACKGRIIAVHQPHRYSRLASLFEEFAACFNDADSIFLAPVYAAGEDAIEGVDSAALVSRIKSGGHRDARFLASAELLPQMIAEVAKPGDFVVLLGAGSITSWAAALPKQLEGLSGKSA from the coding sequence ATGAAACTGCCGAAGGCGATCGGTCTCGTCCATTTCATCGGCATCGGCGGCATCGGCATGAGCGGTATCGCCGAGGTGCTGCACAATCTCGGCCATAAGGTGCAGGGATCGGACCAGTCCGACAGCGCCAACGTGCAGCGCCTGCGCGACAAGGGTATCGAGGTCTTCGTCGGCCACCGCGCCCAAAACCTCGGCGACGCCGAGGTCGTGGTCGTCTCGACGGCGATCAAGAAGAGTAACCCGGAACTCATCGCCGCGCGCGAAAAGCTGCTGCCGGTGGTGCGCCGCGCCGAAATGCTTGCCGAGCTGATGCGCTTCCGCAATGCGATCGCCATCGGCGGCACGCACGGCAAGACGACGACGACCTCGCTGGTCGCGACCCTCCTCGAAGCCGGCGGGCTCGACCCGACCGTCATCAACGGCGGCATCATCAACGCCTACGGCACAAATGCCCGAATGGGCGAGGGCGAGTGGATGGTGGTCGAGGCCGACGAATCCGACGGCACGTTCCTGAAGCTGCCGGCCGATGTCGCCGTCATCACCAATATCGATCCCGAGCATCTCGACCACTACGGCAATTTCGACGCGGTGCGCGCCGCCTTCCGGCAGTTCGTCGAGAACGTGCCGTTCTACGGCTTCGGCGTCATGTGTCTCGACCATCCCGAGGTGCAGTCGTTGGTCGGCCGAATCGAGGACCGCAAGATCATCACCTATGGCGAGAACCCGCAGGCCGACGTGCGCTTCAAGAACGTGCGCATCGACGGCACGCGCTCGATCTTCGACGTCGAAATCCGCCGCCGCCGTACCGGCCAGGTGATCGAGCTCAAGGGGCTGGTCATGCCGATGCCCGGGCGCCACAATATTTCCAACGCCACGGCGGCGATCGCCGTTGCCAACCGCCTCGGCATATCGAGCGCCGACATCGCCAAGGGTCTTGCCTCCTTCGGCGGCGTCAAGCGCCGCTTCACGCTGACCGGCGAATGGAACGGGGTGCAGATCTTCGACGACTACGGTCACCACCCTGTCGAGATCAAGGCGGTGCTGCGCGCCGCCCGCGAAGCCTGCAAGGGCCGCATCATCGCCGTCCACCAGCCGCACCGCTACAGCCGCCTTGCGAGCCTGTTCGAGGAATTCGCCGCCTGCTTCAACGATGCAGACAGCATCTTTTTGGCCCCGGTCTATGCGGCAGGCGAGGATGCGATCGAAGGCGTCGATTCGGCGGCACTCGTCTCCCGCATCAAATCCGGCGGTCATCGCGACGCTCGCTTCCTTGCGTCGGCCGAGCTTCTGCCGCAGATGATTGCGGAGGTTGCAAAGCCTGGTGATTTCGTGGTTCTGTTGGGGGCTGGGAGCATCACATCCTGGGCGGCTGCGCTGCCCAAGCAACTGGAAGGCCTATCGGGAAAGTCCGCATGA
- the murG gene encoding undecaprenyldiphospho-muramoylpentapeptide beta-N-acetylglucosaminyltransferase, with product MSKGIVLLAAGGTGGHVFPAEALAFKLKERGYSVHLVTDSRAERYAGKFPAEEIHVVPSATIGSKNPVAVARSLWTLWSGMRAAKRLIQRLKPVIVVGFGGYPTVPPLLAATRLGVPSMLHEQNAVMGRANKALAPRVKAIAGGFLPESGGAFSDKTIATGNPVRPAILAAAEQPYLPSHPGEPFNLVVFGGSQGAQYFSKAMPTAISLLDDVLRERLRVTQQVRPEDMEMVRGCVAQLQMGADIAPFFNDMAERLAKAHLVICRSGASTVSEISVIGRPAVLVPYPHALDHDQAANAAALAATGGAKVIVQAELSPERIASILGHVMNDPEKLAGMAAAAKRAGKPDAANLLADMVEAIAAGKTVSEFKRTRT from the coding sequence ATGAGCAAGGGCATCGTGCTGCTTGCCGCGGGAGGAACCGGCGGCCATGTATTCCCGGCGGAGGCGCTGGCCTTCAAGCTGAAGGAGCGCGGCTATTCGGTGCATCTCGTGACCGACAGCCGGGCCGAGCGTTATGCCGGCAAGTTCCCGGCCGAGGAAATCCATGTCGTGCCGTCGGCGACGATCGGCTCGAAGAACCCGGTTGCCGTCGCCCGGTCGCTGTGGACGCTCTGGAGCGGAATGCGGGCGGCAAAGAGGCTGATCCAGCGGCTGAAACCCGTCATCGTCGTCGGTTTCGGCGGTTATCCCACCGTGCCACCGCTGCTTGCCGCAACGCGCCTCGGCGTGCCCTCGATGCTGCATGAGCAGAATGCCGTCATGGGGCGCGCCAACAAGGCCCTGGCTCCGCGCGTCAAAGCGATTGCCGGCGGTTTCCTGCCGGAAAGCGGCGGCGCTTTCTCCGACAAGACGATTGCGACGGGAAATCCCGTGCGCCCGGCGATCCTTGCCGCGGCCGAGCAGCCTTATCTGCCTTCGCATCCCGGAGAGCCGTTCAATCTCGTCGTCTTCGGCGGCAGCCAGGGTGCGCAATATTTTTCCAAGGCGATGCCGACGGCGATCAGCCTGCTCGACGACGTGCTGCGCGAAAGGCTGCGAGTCACGCAACAGGTCCGTCCCGAGGATATGGAGATGGTGCGCGGCTGCGTGGCGCAGTTGCAGATGGGCGCCGATATCGCGCCGTTTTTCAATGATATGGCGGAACGTCTCGCGAAAGCGCATCTGGTGATCTGCCGCTCCGGCGCGTCGACGGTTTCGGAAATCTCCGTGATCGGGCGCCCGGCGGTATTGGTGCCTTATCCACATGCGCTCGACCACGACCAGGCGGCCAACGCCGCCGCACTTGCCGCAACCGGCGGAGCGAAGGTGATCGTGCAGGCCGAGCTTTCGCCCGAACGCATTGCCTCCATTCTGGGCCATGTGATGAACGATCCGGAAAAGCTCGCGGGCATGGCGGCCGCGGCCAAGCGTGCGGGAAAACCGGATGCCGCGAACTTGCTTGCCGACATGGTTGAGGCTATTGCCGCCGGCAAGACAGTCTCAGAATTCAAGAGGACACGCACATGA
- the ftsW gene encoding putative lipid II flippase FtsW → MVSRAERGPLADWFWTIDRFFLAMFIFLMGIGFMLSFAASPAVAERIGLEPFHFVKRHAAFMIPSIAVMLGLSFLTPRQVRRTAILLLIISLAMMVLVLFVGQEVKGGRRWIWIAGLSIQPSEFMKPAFVVVCAWLFAEHARQPEIPGNLFAIILFGIVAALLVAQPDLGQTILTTAVWGGMFFMAGMPWIWIMLLGVGGVGGLFTAYYVFPHVALRIDKFMTGEGDTFQIDTAREAIIRGSWFGQGPGEGIVKRIIPDAHTDFIFSVAAEEFGIVFCMALVALFSVLVLRGLSHAYRERNDFNRFAVAGLVLQMGIQSIINVGVNLELLPAKGMTLPLISYGGSSMVAICVTAGFILALTRHRPEKRAQDRSLFRVPHGMPAE, encoded by the coding sequence ATGGTAAGCCGCGCGGAACGTGGGCCTCTGGCCGATTGGTTCTGGACCATCGACCGCTTCTTCCTGGCGATGTTCATCTTCCTGATGGGCATCGGCTTCATGCTGTCGTTTGCGGCATCTCCCGCGGTTGCCGAGCGCATCGGGCTCGAGCCTTTCCACTTCGTCAAGCGTCACGCGGCCTTCATGATCCCGTCGATCGCCGTCATGCTCGGGCTGTCTTTCCTGACGCCGCGCCAGGTGCGGCGCACTGCGATCCTGCTGCTGATCATCTCGCTCGCGATGATGGTGCTGGTGCTGTTCGTCGGACAGGAGGTCAAGGGCGGCAGGCGCTGGATCTGGATTGCCGGCCTTTCCATCCAGCCGTCGGAATTCATGAAGCCCGCCTTCGTCGTGGTCTGCGCCTGGCTGTTTGCCGAACATGCGCGCCAGCCGGAAATTCCAGGCAATCTCTTCGCCATCATCCTGTTCGGCATCGTCGCGGCTCTTCTCGTCGCGCAGCCGGACCTTGGCCAGACCATCCTGACGACGGCCGTCTGGGGCGGAATGTTCTTCATGGCTGGCATGCCGTGGATATGGATCATGCTTCTCGGCGTCGGCGGGGTCGGCGGCCTGTTCACCGCCTATTACGTCTTCCCGCACGTGGCGCTGCGAATAGATAAGTTCATGACCGGCGAGGGTGACACGTTCCAGATCGACACCGCGCGCGAGGCGATCATCCGCGGCAGCTGGTTCGGCCAGGGCCCAGGCGAGGGCATCGTCAAGCGGATCATCCCGGATGCGCATACCGACTTCATCTTCTCGGTCGCGGCCGAGGAATTCGGCATCGTCTTCTGCATGGCGCTCGTCGCGCTGTTTTCCGTGCTCGTGCTGCGCGGCCTTTCGCATGCCTATCGCGAGCGCAACGACTTCAACCGCTTCGCCGTCGCAGGCCTGGTGCTGCAGATGGGCATCCAGTCGATCATCAATGTCGGCGTCAATCTCGAACTGCTGCCGGCAAAGGGCATGACGCTGCCGCTGATTTCCTACGGCGGTTCGTCCATGGTGGCGATCTGCGTCACCGCCGGCTTCATTCTGGCACTGACACGCCATCGACCGGAAAAGCGCGCGCAGGACCGGAGCCTCTTCCGCGTCCCGCACGGCATGCCGGCGGAGTAA
- the murD gene encoding UDP-N-acetylmuramoyl-L-alanine--D-glutamate ligase: MIPVTTLKDRKVALFGLGGSGFATARALIAGGADVTAWDDNPDSVAKASAEGIRTEDLHTIDWSQQALFVLSPGVPLTHPKPHWTVDLARAAGVDIVGDVELFVRERRAHAPDCPFIAITGTNGKSTTTALIAHILKSAGYDTQLGGNIGTAVLTLDPPKAGRYFVVECSSYQIDLAPTLNPSAGILLNLTPDHLDRHGTMQHYADVKERLVAGSDVAIVGIDDSHSALIADRVERAGVTVVRISRRNVVASGIYAEGTKLVQAAGGAMLPFADLDGIQTLRGNHNAQNAAAAVAACLAVGVSAAEIRAGLASFPGLKHRMQPVGRRGRVVFVNDSKATNADAAAPALSSYDRIYWIAGGLPKSGGITTLAPYFPRIAKAYLIGEAAAEFAATLGEAVPYEISGTLERAVAHAAADVERDEAAAAVVMLSPACASFDQYKNFEVRGDAFVSHVAALDGMTMLIGPATGEK, encoded by the coding sequence ATGATCCCGGTCACGACGCTCAAGGACAGGAAGGTCGCGCTCTTCGGGCTCGGCGGCTCCGGTTTTGCCACCGCCCGCGCGCTGATCGCGGGCGGCGCCGACGTGACTGCCTGGGACGACAATCCCGACAGCGTCGCCAAGGCTTCGGCGGAAGGCATCCGGACGGAGGATCTGCACACGATCGACTGGAGCCAGCAGGCGCTGTTCGTGCTGTCGCCCGGCGTGCCGCTCACCCATCCGAAGCCGCACTGGACCGTCGATCTTGCGCGGGCGGCGGGCGTCGACATCGTCGGCGATGTCGAGCTCTTCGTGCGCGAGCGCCGCGCCCATGCGCCTGATTGCCCCTTCATCGCCATCACCGGCACCAATGGCAAGTCGACGACGACGGCGCTGATCGCCCACATCCTGAAATCCGCGGGCTACGACACGCAGCTCGGCGGCAATATCGGCACGGCGGTGCTGACGCTCGATCCGCCGAAAGCGGGCCGTTATTTCGTCGTCGAATGCTCTTCCTACCAGATTGATCTCGCGCCGACGCTGAACCCTTCCGCCGGTATCCTGCTCAACCTGACGCCCGATCATCTCGACCGTCACGGCACCATGCAGCATTATGCCGACGTCAAGGAGCGCCTGGTCGCCGGCAGCGACGTGGCGATCGTCGGCATCGATGACAGCCATTCGGCGCTGATCGCCGACCGCGTCGAGCGGGCAGGCGTCACCGTGGTCCGCATTTCGCGCCGCAACGTGGTGGCGTCGGGCATCTATGCCGAGGGCACGAAACTCGTTCAGGCCGCCGGCGGCGCCATGCTACCTTTTGCCGATCTCGACGGCATCCAGACGCTGCGCGGTAACCACAACGCTCAGAACGCCGCAGCCGCCGTCGCCGCCTGCCTTGCCGTCGGCGTTTCCGCGGCCGAGATCCGCGCCGGCCTTGCTTCGTTTCCCGGTCTCAAACACCGTATGCAGCCTGTCGGCAGACGCGGCCGCGTGGTTTTCGTCAACGATTCCAAGGCGACCAATGCCGATGCCGCGGCGCCCGCGCTTTCGAGCTATGATCGCATCTACTGGATTGCCGGCGGCCTGCCGAAATCAGGCGGCATCACAACACTCGCGCCCTATTTCCCGCGCATCGCCAAGGCCTATCTGATCGGCGAGGCGGCGGCGGAATTTGCCGCGACCCTCGGCGAGGCCGTGCCTTACGAGATATCAGGCACGCTGGAGCGGGCGGTTGCGCATGCGGCGGCGGATGTGGAGCGCGACGAGGCTGCCGCTGCCGTCGTGATGTTATCCCCGGCTTGCGCAAGCTTCGACCAGTATAAGAACTTCGAAGTCAGGGGCGATGCCTTTGTCAGCCACGTGGCGGCACTTGACGGAATGACGATGCTGATCGGTCCGGCAACAGGAGAGAAATGA
- the mraY gene encoding phospho-N-acetylmuramoyl-pentapeptide-transferase — translation MLIWLVELSEYFKFLNLFRYITFRTGAALFTSALIVFLFGPTIINSLRIRQGKGQPIRADGPQTHFKKAGTPTMGGLMILAGIVGASLLWADLSNVYVVATLLVTLGFGAIGFYDDYLKVTKQSHKGFSGKARLGIEFVIAGIAVYFMMRTALASGIAGSTFGSSIAFPFFKDFMINIGIMFVVFGGFVIVGAGNAVNLTDGLDGLAIVPVMIAAASFGVIAYLAGNVVFANYLQINFVPGTGELAVVLGAVIGAGLGFLWFNAPPAAIFMGDTGSLALGGTIGTVAVATKHEIVMAIIGGLFVMETLSVIIQVGFFKMTGRRVFLMAPIHHHFEKKGWTESQVVIRFWIIAVGLAMLGLSTLKLR, via the coding sequence ATGCTGATCTGGCTTGTCGAACTGTCGGAATATTTCAAATTTCTGAACCTGTTCAGATATATTACCTTCCGCACGGGCGCCGCTCTCTTCACCTCAGCCCTGATCGTTTTCCTGTTCGGGCCGACGATCATCAATTCGCTGCGCATCCGCCAGGGCAAGGGCCAGCCGATCCGCGCCGACGGGCCGCAGACGCATTTCAAGAAGGCCGGCACGCCGACCATGGGCGGGCTGATGATCCTTGCCGGCATCGTCGGCGCGTCGCTGCTCTGGGCCGATCTTTCCAACGTCTATGTCGTCGCCACGCTGCTGGTGACGCTGGGCTTTGGCGCGATCGGCTTCTATGACGACTACCTCAAGGTGACCAAGCAGAGCCATAAGGGCTTTTCCGGCAAGGCGCGACTCGGCATCGAATTCGTCATCGCCGGCATCGCCGTCTACTTCATGATGCGCACCGCGCTTGCCTCGGGAATAGCAGGTTCGACCTTCGGTTCTTCGATCGCCTTTCCCTTCTTCAAGGACTTCATGATCAATATCGGCATCATGTTCGTCGTCTTCGGCGGCTTCGTCATCGTCGGCGCCGGCAATGCCGTGAACCTGACCGACGGCCTCGACGGGCTTGCCATCGTGCCTGTCATGATCGCTGCCGCTTCCTTCGGCGTCATCGCCTACCTCGCCGGCAACGTGGTGTTTGCGAACTATCTGCAGATTAATTTCGTGCCCGGCACCGGCGAGCTTGCCGTCGTGCTCGGCGCCGTCATCGGCGCCGGCCTCGGCTTTCTCTGGTTCAACGCGCCGCCCGCCGCCATCTTCATGGGCGACACCGGGTCGCTGGCGCTCGGCGGCACGATCGGCACCGTCGCTGTCGCCACCAAGCACGAAATCGTCATGGCTATCATCGGCGGCCTCTTCGTCATGGAGACGCTTTCGGTGATCATTCAGGTCGGCTTCTTCAAGATGACCGGCCGGCGCGTCTTCCTGATGGCCCCGATCCATCACCATTTCGAGAAGAAGGGCTGGACCGAGAGCCAGGTGGTGATCCGCTTCTGGATCATCGCCGTCGGCCTTGCCATGCTCGGCCTCTCGACGCTGAAGCTCAGGTGA
- a CDS encoding UDP-N-acetylmuramoylalanyl-D-glutamyl-2,6-diaminopimelate--D-alanyl-D-alanine ligase, with translation MSWLWTTEDMIAAMAGRPFGTLPEGITGISIDSRSITPGEAFFAIKGDRVDGHDYASMAVANGASLLVVSEARLPAMGRLTVPMIVVEDVLAALGRLGQASRERSQAKIIAVTGSVGKTTTKEMLRHVLSPSGKVHASVASFNNHWGVPLTLARMAADTDYGVFEVGMNHPGEIRPLVAMIRPHVAVITTIAPAHLGNFKSIKEIAAAKAEIFEGLEPGGHVVLNRDNDQFNFLDRTAQSLGIEHIHSFGQHAKAEYRLAEFNGSDENSTLWLTIGGETLEVAIGAPGRHIAENALAALGVVRIVGADMQGAIEALATLKPEKGRGKRHRLSIGGGRGSFTLIDESYNANPASMRAAIALLAASEPAGRGRRIAVLGDMLEMGEYAEKVHTDLAGPLLAAGIEHVWLAGAEMAALKESLPESVHVEYRENTSELTDYVLNSVAPGDVLMVKSSLGIGFGRIVAALLDKFPAFSDTQREL, from the coding sequence TTGAGCTGGCTCTGGACGACCGAAGACATGATCGCAGCGATGGCGGGGCGCCCCTTCGGCACTCTGCCCGAGGGCATCACCGGCATTTCCATCGACAGCCGCTCGATTACACCAGGCGAAGCCTTCTTCGCGATCAAGGGCGACCGTGTCGACGGTCACGATTACGCGTCGATGGCCGTGGCGAACGGCGCTTCCCTGCTCGTCGTCAGCGAAGCGAGGCTTCCCGCCATGGGCCGCCTGACGGTGCCGATGATCGTCGTGGAAGACGTGCTGGCGGCGCTCGGACGGCTGGGGCAGGCCTCGCGCGAGCGCTCGCAGGCGAAGATCATCGCCGTTACCGGCTCGGTCGGCAAGACCACCACCAAGGAGATGCTGCGGCACGTCCTGTCGCCCTCCGGCAAGGTGCATGCTTCCGTCGCCTCCTTCAACAATCACTGGGGTGTGCCGCTGACGCTGGCGCGGATGGCTGCCGATACGGATTACGGCGTCTTCGAGGTGGGCATGAACCATCCGGGCGAGATCCGCCCGCTGGTGGCGATGATCCGTCCGCATGTCGCCGTCATCACGACGATCGCGCCGGCTCATCTCGGCAATTTCAAGAGCATCAAGGAGATCGCCGCCGCCAAGGCCGAGATCTTCGAAGGGCTCGAACCCGGCGGCCACGTCGTGCTCAACCGCGACAACGACCAGTTCAATTTCCTCGACCGCACGGCGCAGTCGCTCGGCATCGAACATATCCATTCCTTCGGCCAGCACGCCAAGGCCGAATACCGGCTCGCGGAATTCAACGGATCGGACGAAAATTCGACGCTATGGCTGACGATCGGCGGCGAGACGCTGGAGGTTGCGATCGGCGCGCCCGGCCGTCACATTGCCGAGAATGCGCTCGCCGCTCTGGGTGTCGTCAGGATCGTCGGCGCCGACATGCAGGGAGCGATCGAGGCGCTTGCGACCTTGAAGCCGGAAAAGGGCCGGGGCAAGCGCCACCGGCTTTCGATCGGCGGCGGTCGCGGCAGCTTCACGCTGATCGACGAGAGCTACAATGCCAATCCGGCCTCGATGCGCGCGGCGATCGCGCTGCTGGCGGCCTCCGAGCCGGCCGGCCGCGGACGCCGCATCGCCGTGCTCGGCGACATGCTCGAGATGGGCGAATATGCCGAGAAGGTCCATACCGATCTCGCCGGACCGCTGCTTGCGGCCGGCATCGAACATGTCTGGCTTGCGGGCGCCGAGATGGCTGCGCTGAAGGAATCACTGCCGGAAAGCGTCCATGTCGAATACCGCGAGAATACCAGCGAATTGACCGACTACGTGTTGAACTCGGTCGCTCCGGGCGACGTGTTGATGGTGAAATCGTCTCTGGGCATCGGTTTCGGCAGGATCGTCGCCGCGCTTCTTGACAAGTTCCCGGCATTTTCCGACACGCAACGCGAACTTTGA